One genomic segment of Plasmodium vivax chromosome 9, whole genome shotgun sequence includes these proteins:
- a CDS encoding vacuolar sorting protein 35, putative (encoded by transcript PVX_091175A) has translation MHSYRDLANTAQDQKKFLDECIFIVKEQSFYMKQALENGSLRDTLKHASNMLCELRTSQLSPKYYYELYMLIFQELQHLDTFINDKKKHKKRFIDIYESVQHAGNIIPRLYLLIIVGRNYIKNKDIKAKYILKDMTELCKGIQNPLRGLFLRYFLIQMCKDRIPDTGSEYEEAGGGNIDDAFEFLLSNFYESIKLWSRMSDKVVMKLSPGQDEQILHNNRNKVLREKMDVKMLVGSNLVRMSQLEGMTRQYYIEKCLPKLLQNLSTINDSLIQQYIFESIVQVFSDECHIYTLDILLNAIQKINSSLDFKGILITLLKRLRCFIESNRFEVPKEVDIFSLFYEHLVLYVHRTLDSYEGGKGTYSLAFQQDGQKFPPRDAAAEHCKGDGEKRAANSGHTANTANTANAANTAPNCKIIKSADAKGPPGEEKRTPNEATYYGGATHQGGSNKAANYGNLPRGTHRRCSHEEKNQRNDEDEEFVENVVKMLQVLYEFIFLCIRIYDDVITISKLFELPYMIASNVNLSNDVLCEQIISIIVLPFNYLGLSALKGKNMQALLASVTSQKHKKKLSLDIIDAIIECKNKAIVYRDVEEILSYISPIFNEDVRRGADLVEDPHKREVHQRDGYQRDGYQRDGHQRDSHQADLFNPENGAITYAAKKMCKFFHIITNTDDIDERYNICMLFYKHIENGPYLVHLLPTIVFTMLHLVTTITNLAPSSRRKSQSRQDQPFEKREHPDERPRDDNTHDEHTRDGNTPDGHTHDGHTVDEHTHDEHTFDDLHSDDRHSDDRHSGDPFLEEKLKQYNLYVKNILKFIHTNLLCVSSQIPMLALKLFLHSAVVVNNYERFVQAHPFLSFENLEAICYEFITQPLIIYEEDINISSQQYSCIIWITGILCSHITLLQNENYENIALKLTQHANKLLKKKDQCLAILACSHIYWENRKYRNSAKVLECLQKCIKNAEVAVQSNNDNVILFLFLLQKYVYYYEAENIEITEDSVHYLLHICQEEFSRETCDAGFKQEFLQTVKYVHAKKESSNAFAKIGLDASLLR, from the exons ATGCACAGCTACAGGGACCTGGCGAACACCGCCCAGGATCAGAAGAAATTTTTGGACGAGTGCATTTTCATCGTCAAGGAGCAGAGCTTTTACATGAAGCAGGCACTG gaaaATGGATCCCTCCGGGACACGCTGAAGCACGCGTCGAACATGCTGTGCGAGCTGAGGACGTCGCAGCTGTCGCCCAAGTACTACTACGAGCTGTACATGCTGATCTTCCAAGAACTGCAGCACCTAGACACGTTCATAAACGACAAGAAGAAACATAAGAAGAGGTTCATTGATATATACGAGAGCGTCCAGCACGCAGGCAACATCATCCCGAGGCTTTACCTACTAATCATCGTGGGAAGGAACTACATAAAGAATAAAGACATTAAGGCaaagtacattttaaaagacaTGACCGAGTTATGTAAGGGCATTCAGAACCCTCTGAGGGGGTTATTCTTacgctattttttaatacaaatgTGCAAGGATAGAATCCCAGACACGGGAAGTGAATATGAAGAAGCGGGTGGAGGAAATATAGACGATGCTTTTGAGTTCCTTCTctcaaatttttatgaaagtATCAAACTGTGGAGCCGAATGAGTGATAAGGTAGTCATGAAGTTATCCCCTGGGCAAGATGAACAAATTTTGCATAACAATAGAAATAAAGtgttaagggaaaaaatggatgttAAAATGCTAGTGGGATCAAATCTAGTTCGTATGTCTCAGTTAGAAGGAATGACGAGACAATATTACATTGAAAAGTGTCTCCCCAAATTGCTACAGAATCTTTCCACTATAAACGACTCACTCATTCAGCAGTACATCTTTGAGTCCATCGTTCAAGTGTTTAGTGACGAATGTCATATTTACACTCTGGACATCCTCCTAAACGCCATTCAGAAAATAAATAGCTCACTGGATTTTAAGGGCATCCTCATCACCCTATTGAAGAGGTTGCGATGTTTTATCGAGTCCAACAGATTTGAAGTGCCAAAGGAGGTTgacattttttctctcttttatGAGCACCTAGTTTTGTACGTCCATCGGACGTTAGATTCTtatgagggggggaagggcacCTACAGTCTGGCGTTCCAGCAGGACGGCCAGAAGTTTCCCCCCCGGGATGCTGCCGCGGAGCACTGCAAGGGGGACGGCGAGAAGAGAGCCGCGAATAGCGGCCACACCGCCAATACTGCCAATACggctaacgccgctaacaccgcgCCAAACTGCAAAATCATCAAAAGCGCGGATGCGAAgggcccccccggggaggagaagcgaaCGCCGAACGAAGCCACTTACTACGGAGGCGCGACGCACCAGGGGGGCAGCAACAAAGCGGCCAACTATGGAAACCTGCCCAGAGGCACCCACCGCCGTTGCAGTCATGAAGAGAAGAACCAGCGAAACGATGAAGACGAAGAATTCGTGGAGAACGTAGTTAAAATGCTGCAAGTTCTATATGAGTTTATCTTCCTGTGCATACGCATATACGACGATGTCATCACGATTAGCAAACTGTTTGAACTCCCCTACATGATAGCGTCCAATGTGAATCTGAGCAATGACGTGCTGTGCGAGCAGATCATCAGCATCATTGTGCTTCCCTTTAACTACTTGGGGCTGAGTGCGctcaaggggaagaacatGCAGGCGCTGTTGGCCAGCGTAACGTCCCAGAAACATAAGAAGAAGCTCAGCCTGGACATCATCGACGCCATCATCGAGTGCAAGAACAAGGCCATCGTCTACAGGGACGTGGAGGAAATCCTCAGCTACATTTCGCCTATTTTTAACGAAGATGTGCGGAGGGGGGCGGACCTAGTAGAGGATCCACACAAGAGGGAGGTTCACCAAAGGGATGGCTACCAAAGGGATGGCTACCAAAGGGATGGCCACCAAAGGGATTCGCACCAAGCAGACCTGTTCAACCCAGAAAACGGCGCCATCACATATGcggccaaaaaaatgtgcaaattttttcacatcatAACCAACACGGACGACATTGACGAGCGCTACAACATTTGCATGCTCTTTTATAAGCACATCGAAAATGGCCCCTACCTGGTGCACCTCCTGCCGACCATAGTGTTCACCATGCTGCACTTGGTGACGACCATCACGAACTTGGCCCCCAGCTCGCGGAGGAAGAGCCAGTCGCGGCAGGACCAGCCCTTCGAGAAGAGGGAGCACCCGGATGAGCGGCCCCGCGACGATAACACCCATGATGAGCACACCCGTGATGGAAATACCCCTGATGGGCATACCCATGATGGGCATACCGTTGATGAGCACACCCATGATGAGCATACCTTTGATGACCTCCACTCGGATGACCGCCACTCGGATGACCGCCACTCGGGAGACCCCTTCCTGGAGGAAAAGCTGAAGCAATACAACCTGTACGTgaagaacattttgaagTTTATTCACACGAACCTGCTCTGCGTGAGTAGCCAGATCCCGATGCTAGCGCTTAAGCTGTTCCTGCACAGTGCCGTAGTGGTAAACAATTATGAGCGCTTCGTCCAAGCACACCCATTTTTATCCTTCGAAAATTTGGAAGCCATTTGCTACGAATTCATAACACAGCCACTAATTATTTATGAGGAGGACATCAACATCTCCTCACAGCAGTACAGCTGCATCATTTGGATCACAGGCATCCTCTGCTCCCATATTACTCTCctccaaaatgaaaactaCGAAAATATTGCCCTCAAGTTAACTCAGCATGCAAATaagttgctaaaaaaaaaggaccaaTGTTTGGCCATCCTGGCATGCTCTCATATTTACTgggaaaatagaaaatatagaaataGCGCCAAGGTGTTGGAGTGTCTGCAGAAGTGCATAAAGAATGCAGAGGTTGCCGTTCAGTCAAACAACGATAATGTAattctgttcctttttttgttgcaaaaatatgtCTACTACTATGAGGCAGAAAATATCGAAATCACGGAGGACAGCGTACATTACTTGCTGCACATTTGCCAGGAGGAGTTCTCCAGGGAGACCTGCGACGCGGGATTCAAGCAGGAGTTCTTGCAGACCGTCAAGTACGTGCACGCCAAGAAGGAGAGTTCCAACGCGTTCGCTAAAATCGGCTTGGACGCCTCGCTTCTGCGGTAG
- a CDS encoding 50S ribosomal protein L11, putative (encoded by transcript PVX_091180A) has product MSRIGRFNLVVLSGSAKPSASIGQTLGPLGINMMTFFKEFNERTKNISKNVPIQVTLEPLNDRTYRFYLRTPTVVWFIRRCARVPMFSPTAKHHTVGSITLAEVFHIAKCKRMDPPLINLTLKSICKYIIGTCNSMGIKVCRELDDEGKKKYFVDVNQLDNIKKDIRTRNKHQKRSKK; this is encoded by the exons ATGTCTCGAATAGGGAGGTTCAATTTAGTGGTTTTGTCTGGCTCTGCCAAGCCCAGCGCGAGCATTGGGCAAACGTTGGGGCCCCTAG GAATAAATATGatgactttttttaaagagtTTAACGAGAGAACGAAAAACATTTCGAAGAATGTGCCGATTCAGGTGACTCTGGAACCGCTGAATGACAG GACGTACCGATTCTACCTGAGAACCCCAACGGTCGTCTGGTTCATCCGGCGATGCGCCAGAGTGCCCATGTTCAGTCCCACGGCGAAGCACCACACGGTCGGATCGATTACGTTAGCGGAG GTTTTCCACATTGCCAAGTGCAAGCGGATGGACCCTCCTCTGATAAATCTGACCCTCAAAAGTATTTGCAAGTATATTATCG GCACGTGCAACAGCATGGGCATAAAGGTGTGCAGAGAACTGGACgacgaagggaagaaaaagtacTTCGTAGATGTTAACCAGCTGGACAATATAAAGAAGGACATACGGACTCGGAACAAGCACCAGAAGCGGTCAAAAAAGTGA
- a CDS encoding actin, putative (encoded by transcript PVX_091185A): MDKQTIVIDNGSGYIKAGLNAYDEPSIVFPTIVGLPRNSEIKTSYVGDEAIFRESELSFYRPIDHGHISDWDLAQIAWEYAIKCVDQNRSVENILLTEPPLCSTSHRTKMGEIFFEDFNFQNINISVSGLMSIYATGLTTGLVLDIGDGVTQCIPVFDGYIEKNSIIRSDFGGEELSMFLQKLICDIGYSMTTRKNFEYVKTIKETLCFCSLNPPKDQLRDDLNVTYTLPDGDVLRDGYDSVEISHERFYVPEALFNPLICHRDSLSIVDIVWKSLLLCPIENRKTLTSYIVLSGGSSLFPNLVERLEKEVKNNAPESARSAVKVHAHENRAIMAWCGARIFSQPEMREAQEGLWISKEEYEEIGSNIFLIKVRRKDEN; this comes from the exons ATGGATAAGCAAACAATTGTGATTGACAACGGTTCAG GTTACATAAAAGCCGGATTGAACGCCTACGATGAGCCGTCCATAGTGTTCCCGACAATCGTGGGCCTCCCCCGAAACAGCGAAATCAAAACGAGCTACGTCGGCGATGAAGCCATCTTCCGCGAGTCCGAGCTGTCATTCTACCGCCCAATCGACCATGGGCACATATCGGACTGGGATCTGGCCCAAATTGCCTGGGAATATGCCATCAAATGTGTAGACCAAAACAGGAGTGTTGAAAACATCCTGCTCACAGAGCCACCCTTATGTTCAACCTCCCAcagaacaaaaatgggagaaattttttttgaggattttaattttcaaaatattaacatttcAGTGTCTGGGTTAATGTCTATATATGCCACGGGGTTAACAACTGGTCTGGTCTTAGACATAGGGGATGGAGTTACCCAGTGCATTCCCGTGTTTGATGGgtacatagaaaaaaattcgatCATACGTTCCGATTTTGGTGGAGAAGAACTGAGCatgtttttgcaaaaattaatatgcGACATTGGATACAGTATGAccacaagaaaaaattttgaatacGTAAAAACTATCAAAGAGACTTTATGTTTTTGCTCCTTAAATCCACCAAAGGATCAACTGAGAGACGATTTAAATGTCACCTATACTCTCCCAGATGGAGATGTTTTACGTGATGGATACGACTCCGTTGAAATATCCCATGAACGTTTTTACGTTCCTGAGGCTCTGTTCAATCCGCTTATTTGCCACAGGGATAGCCTCAGCATCGTCGACATTGTGTGGAAGTCCCTTTTGTTGTGTCCCATTGAAAATAGGAAAACGCTGACTAGCTATATTGTGCTTTCCGGGGGATCCTCTCTCTTCCCCAATTTAGTGGAACGACTGGagaaggaggtgaagaatAATGCCCCGGAAAGTGCCAGATCGGCTGTGAAG GTTCACGCGCACGAAAACAGAGCTATTATGGCCTGGTGTGGAGCGCGAATTTTCTCTCAACCCGAGATGAGGGAGGCCCAGGAAGGCCTGTGGATATCCAAGGAAGAATACGAGGAGATCGGAAGTAACATTTTCTTGATAAAGGTAAGGCGAAAAGATGAGAATTAA
- a CDS encoding hypothetical protein, conserved (encoded by transcript PVX_091190A), with protein MDFVKLAKQGSALSREYKALLREKKEHAGRERLAAITIQKCYRGYLTRRTYLLYKHFLKRAKDAIDILGCKFLLKKLKRQRLEEQAVLYMSDNATKIQKVFRGYYSRKYIHDFFRRKREIIEMDAHVKAQKRTILQGIEEKRKKQLLHDNKVKDAKIHNAAKNLHHLVSTKAQRGVYNYRIENIIREQQEKIKSSSEKKKKKNLLNKKK; from the exons ATGGACTTTGTGAAGCTGGCCAAACAGGGCAGTGCACTGTCTCGAGAGTATAAGGCCCTCTTAAG ggagaagaaggaacaCGCCGGGAGGGAGCGCCTCGCTGCCATCACGATACAGAAGTGCTACCGGGGGTATCTGACCAGGCGGACTTACCTCCTTTATAA GCACTTTCTAAAGCGCGCGAAGGACGCCATAGACATCCTGGGGTGCAAATTTTTgctcaaaaaattgaagcgGCAAAGGCTGGAGGAGCAAGCCGTATTGTACATGTCGGACAATGCCACCAAGATACAGAAGGT CTTCAGGGGGTACTACTCCAGGAAATACATCCACGACTTCTTTAGGCGGAAGAGGGAAATAATCGAAATGGATGCACAC GTGAAGGCACAGAAAAGAACAATACTTCAGGGGATTGaggagaagagaaaaaagcaGTTG CTGCACGACAACAAAGTGAAGGACGCGAAAATACATAACGCCGCGAAGAACCTGCACCACCTCGTGTCAACCAAGGCGCAGAGGGGGGTCTACAATTACAGGATCGAAAATATCATTCGGGAGCAG caagaaaaaatcaaaagcagcagcgaaaaaaaaaaaaaaaaaaatctactAAACAAGAAGAAGTAG
- a CDS encoding hypothetical protein, conserved (encoded by transcript PVX_091195A): protein MDSPGKSPPLEGEPPSEEENKILPMDQNEHKIVSQKGKKKKKKKKKNDEEERAIQPYEEEKIALFQNNEIVEYDARDFRTGKDHHIVLLEEDYINVLEFLIEKKFFPDLHKYKDDGAISERVPQDAHDFTPSGGSAMFSYGGHSPEGGDPSGRGSGRKVGSVTSLSGDPYGSYFSSQDEHNHLEMLYPMDRLSERNVEPSEGGWHQQALCLQEKNYKLVTLANGKKHKIDLNMNLRDFQKRYTSEDNKSFEYILRSMKNKNVERDLFSLMMRKEHNRKMDYIEECTRKGINCHQVNTSKSENELSRMMFSSSLKISSMDPAAEGKLQICHENTRFSREYNEDIKRQVKECAQNRQLKMMQKVKEEKEEQMVQQGKFNLLPRNNTYEYIRTPLILAGKGVDKSPIITWGVIASSPKLVESEDDYSAHSSSGDDSDDLWNSSKGRRATGEGHEESDFNPNEEFNLQQINHRERIAEKLQNNMKDIKYSKEALKRKNLSLLIHRNCSSRMSTTSYRNSVLSRYSRKRLNELAMKSSLASQILKKKR, encoded by the coding sequence ATGGACTCCCCAGGGaagtccccccccctggaagGGGAGCCCCCCtcagaggaagaaaataaaattctgcCGATGGatcaaaatgaacacaaaattgtaagtcaaaaggggaagaagaagaaaaaaaaaaaaaaaaaaaacgatgaagAAGAACGTGCCATCCAACcgtatgaagaagaaaaaatcgcTCTGTTCCAAAACAACGAAATTGTGGAATATGACGCGAGGGACTTCAGGACGGGGAAGGACCATCACATTGTGCTGTTGGAAGAGGATTACATAAATGTGCTGGAGTTTTTAATCGAAAAGAAGTTCTTTCCAGATTTGCACAAGTATAAGGATGATGGGGCTATTTCGGAGAGGGTTCCACAGGATGCCCATGATTTTACCccaagtgggggaagcgccATGTTCAGCTATGGGGGGCACTCACCTGAGGGAGGAGATCCATCGGGGAGAGGAAGCGGAAGGAAAGTGGGCAGCGTTACATCTCTGAGTGGCGACCCGTATGGGAGCTATTTCTCCTCTCAGGATGAACATAACCATCTTGAGATGCTATACCCAATGGACCGCCTAAGCGAGCGGAATGTAGAGCCCTCCGAGGGGGGGTGGCACCAACAGGCACTCTGTCTCcaagaaaaaaactacaaaTTAGTAACCCTGgcgaatggaaaaaaacacaaaattgaTCTGAACATGAATTTGAGAGACTTCCAGAAGAGGTACACCTCGGAGGATAACAAATCGTTTGAATACATCCTAAGGagcatgaaaaataaaaatgtagaaaggGACTTATTCTCTCTGATGATGAGGAAGGAGCACAACAGAAAAATGGACTACATAGAAGAGTGCACAAGGAAAGGAATAAATTGCCATCAAGTGAATACCAGCAAATCGGAAAATGAATTAAGCAGAATGATGTTTTCCTCCAGTTTGAAAATCAGCTCGATGGATCCTGCCGCTGAGGGTAAGCTACAGATATGCCACGAAAACACTAGGTTTTCGCGGGAATATAATGAGGATATCAAAAGGCAAGTAAAAGAGTGTGCCCAAAATAGGCAGCTAAAAATGATGCAGAAagtgaaagaagaaaaagaggagcagATGGTCCAACAGGGGAAGTTCAACCTACTGCCAAGGAATAACACCTATGAGTATATTAGAACTCCGCTTATCCTCGCTGGGAAGGGTGTCGATAAGAGCCCCATCATAACGTGGGGGGTCATCGCCAGCAGCCCCAAGTTGGTGGAAAGTGAGGACGACTACAGTGCCCATAGCAGCAGTGGTGACGACTCAGACGATCTGTGGAATAGCTCCAAGGGGAGAAGAGCCACCGGAGAAGGACACGAAGAGAGCGATTTCAACCCCAACGAGGAATTTAATCTGCAACAAATTAACCACCGTGAACGGATCGCCGAAAAGCTGCAGAATAACATGAAAGACATCAAATACAGCAAGGAAGctttgaagaggaaaaacctCAGCTTGTTGATTCATCGAAATTGTAGCTCCCGCATGTCCACCACGTCGTATAGGAATTCGGTTCTGTCCAGGTACAGCCGGAAGCGCCTCAACGAGTTGGCCATGAAATCGTCGCTCGCTTCgcaaattttgaaaaagaagaggtgA
- a CDS encoding hypothetical protein, conserved (encoded by transcript PVX_091200A) produces the protein MKCSGKVGYLFNLKREYGEERATTLLRALEEEKAIQGAFITDFVKMDYLNLTKILLFMVGSNKVETSFDGLYVDGAYAHLLTHRGVAVPQGKPPNGVIPSVGEERKEGKCSAGGNSEGVNFEGVNFEEANASGIIFDGANSAGETAGIIFDGVNAAGETAGGGPPLRNPHPAENYEKIIIHKSEILNAEDIMKQDGEVESISKAIYYLNPCSVLSAYFLDVQKDENVLDMCASPGGKSLVIANQLFGYDTSPVKRIKKMEYLQDGSVQITCSLDMVNYYATKRQGFFVANEFNRVRYDRLKQVLGKHLPKDLLTSNRLHLTNYNGLNVNSFLRFPRFHKILLDVPCSTDEHLIKKKKKDLLNKWSDKVIKNNASVQFELLRNSFQLLHTNGILVYSTCALSHHENDQVIEKFLTKYKKQVQVVDFVKEEVQKRFHGDDCGGLFSPSVGGHTCEQRDNEHAEGHSAPRDGPNTHFLSFFEKTKYGYISLPDRSPFGILYICKIRKI, from the coding sequence ATGAAATGCAGCGGAAAAGTAGGGTACCTCTTCAACCTGAAGAGGGAGTACGGAGAGGAGAGGGCAACTACCCTGTTGAGGGccctggaggaggagaaagcaATCCAAGGGGCATTCATCACCgactttgtaaaaatggattaTCTCAACTTGACGAAAATCCTGCTGTTCATGGTTGGGTCAAATAAAGTGGAGACAAGTTTCGATGGGTTGTATGTAGACGGGGCGTATGCACATTTGCTGACCCATCGGGGGGTGGCGGTCCCCCAGGGGAAGCCTCCAAACGGGGTTATCCCGTCGGTGGGTGAAGAGAGGAAAGAAGGGAAGTGCTCAGCGGGGGGGAATTCCGAAGGGGTAAATTTTGAGGGGGTAAATTTTGAAGAGGCAAACGCCTCAGGGATAATTTTCGACGGGGCAAACTCCGCGGGGGAGACCGCAGGGATAATTTTCGACGGGGTAAACGCCGCGGGGGAGACCGCAGGGGGAGGGCCCCCCCTGAGAAACCCCCACCCGGCagaaaattacgaaaaaataatcattcaCAAATCGGAGATACTAAACGCAGAGGATATAATGAAGCAGGACGGGGAGGTGGAAAGTATAAGTAAAGCCATCTACTATTTAAACCCCTGCTCTGTCCTGTCAGCGTATTTTCTTGATGTACAGAAGGACGAAAATGTGCTGGACATGTGTGCATCTCCAGGGGGGAAGTCCCTAGTCATCGCCAACCAGCTGTTCGGGTATGACACCTCTCCAGTGaagcgaattaaaaaaatggaataccTGCAAGATGGCAGCGTACAAATTACGTGCTCGCTAGATATGGTGAATTATTACGCCACGAAGAGACAAGGCTTCTTCGTCGCGAACGAATTTAACCGAGTGAGATACGACAGGTTGAAGCAAGTACTTGGTAAGCATCTGCCAAAGGATCTGCTGACGTCGAATAGGCTGCACCTCACAAATTACAACGGGTTAAATGTAAACTCATTTTTAAGGTTCCCAAGGTTTCACAAAATATTGCTGGACGTTCCTTGCTCCACTGATGAgcatttaataaaaaaaaaaaaaaaagatttgcttAACAAGTGGTCAGATAaggtgataaaaaataatgcaagTGTGCAGTTCGAGCTGCTGAGGAACTCCTTCCAGCTGTTGCACACAAATGGCATCCTCGTTTACTCGACGTGCGCTCTTTCTCACCACGAGAATGACCAGGTGATTGAGAAGTTTTTGACcaaatataaaaagcaaGTTCAAGTGGTCGACTTTGTGAAAGAGGAGGTTCAGAAACGGTTCCATGGGGACGACTGCGGGGGGTTATTTTCCCCATCCGTTGGGGGGCATACCTGTGAGCAGCGTGACAATGAACATGCAGAGGGGCATAGCGCTCCCCGCGACGGGCCGAACACCCACTTCCTGTCCTTCTTCGAGAAGACCAAGTATGGCTACATTTCCCTGCCGGATAGGTCACCCTTTGgaattttgtacatttgtaAGATTCGAAAgatttga
- a CDS encoding replication factor C subunit 5, putative (encoded by transcript PVX_091205A), with protein MWLEKYAPQSLDELKIHKDITERLKKLSAHKDLPHIIFYGAPGGGKSTRIDCLIKEIFKEEKIIRRPECLTNAENKISINVVQSNYHLELQCFELGIKDKVIVQNVIKELCSYKSSASFFSKAPMYRIFVFKDAEFLSEGAQAGLRRTLETYIRNARVILHLEHLSKIIEPLKSRCICIRVPLPTEEEIIGVLKDISESEHVSASFSSVEFFKTLINKHGRNLRKCIMALEMTVYANSAKPHQSLSVASTYINELCEFAFVNPSQIKMKECVTKIQSLITCQIPVNFIFETIIKYLLRNNYDYKLKYYFLKLCSHFSFLSESSFDKSVSLIAFIVNANTAIIKYNLARK; from the coding sequence ATGTGGCTGGAAAAGTACGCGCCGCAAAGCCTGGACGAGCTGAAAATCCACAAGGACATCACGGAGAGGCTGAAGAAGCTGAGCGCGCACAAGGACCTACCgcacatcattttttacgGCGCgccaggaggaggaaaaagtaCCCGAATAGATTGCCTAATAAAGGAAATAtttaaagaggaaaagataATCAGAAGACCAGAGTGCCTAACAAatgcagaaaataaaattagcaTAAATGTGGTTCAGAGCAATTACCACCTAGAGTTACAATGCTTCGAATTAGGGATAAAGGACAAAGTAATTGTGCAGAATGTTATTAAAGAGTTATGTAGCTACAAATCAagtgcttcttttttttccaaagcaCCCATGTACAgaatatttgtttttaaagaTGCCGAGTTTTTAAGTGAAGGAGCTCAAGCAGGATTAAGAAGGACACTGGAGACGTACATAAGAAATGCAAGAGTCATTTTACATTTGGAGCATTTGTCAAAAATTATAGAGCCGCTAAAGAGTAGGTGCATCTGCATACGAGTTCCTCTCCCCACGGAAGAAGAAATCATTGGGGTGTTAAAAGATATAAGTGAAAGTGAACACGTGTCTGCATCCTTCAGCTCAGTGGAGTTTTTCAAAACGTTGATTAATAAGCATGGGAGGAATTTGAGGAAGTGCATTATGGCACTTGAAATGACTGTGTATGCAAATTCGGCCAAACCACATCAGTCCCTTTCAGTTGCTTCTACCTACATAAACGAGCTGTGCGAATTTGCCTTTGTAAATCCCTCCCAAATAAAGATGAAGGAATGCGTGACGAAAATTCAGAGCTTAATAACGTGTCAAATTCCGGTTAACTTCATTTTCGAAACGatcattaaatatttgttacGCAATAATTATGACTACAAATTGAAGTACTATTTCTTGAAGCTGTGCTCGCActtttccttcctctccGAGAGCTCCTTCGACAAGAGCGTCTCCCTCATCGCCTTCATCGTCAACGCCAACACGGCCATTATCAAGTACAACCTGGCGCGGAAGTAG